In Chiloscyllium plagiosum isolate BGI_BamShark_2017 chromosome 39, ASM401019v2, whole genome shotgun sequence, one genomic interval encodes:
- the LOC122542021 gene encoding sericin-1-like, which produces MSSGPKDTPGTSGSKGTPVTSGSKGTPMSSGSKGTPMTSGSKGTPVTSGLKGILVTSGSKGSPGTSGPKRTLETRGSNETPITSGTKGTPVTSGSKGTPMSSGPKGTPVISGPK; this is translated from the coding sequence ATGTCTAGTGGGCCAAAGGATACACCGGGGACCAGTGGGTCAAAgggaacaccagtgaccagtgggtcAAAGGGAACACCGATGTCCAGTGGATCAAAGGGAACACCAATGACCAGTGGGTCAAAGGGAACACCGGTGACCAGTGGGCTAAAGGGAATACTGGTGACCAGTGGGTCAAAGGGATCACCGGGGACCAGTGGGCCAAAGCGAACACTGGAGACCCGTGGGTCAAATGAAACACCAATCACCAGTGGGACAAAGGGGACACCGGTGACCAGTGGGTCAAAGGGAACACCGATgtccagtgggccaaagggaacaccagtGATCAGTGGGCCAAAGTGA